The nucleotide window CCCTGCGCTCCGCCGATCCGTATGACGCGCCGGTGATCCAGTTCAACTATATGAGCCATGAGGATGACTGGGCGGACTTCAGGCACTGCATCCGGCTGACCCGGAATATCTTCGGGCAGGATGCCTTCACGCCCTATCGTGGCCGGGAGATCTCCCCCGGAGACGATGTGGCGAGCGACGAGCAACTTGACGAATTCATCCGCGAGGCCGTCGAAAGCGCCTATCATCCAAGCGGCACCTGCCGGATGGGCGCCACGGACGACCCAATGGCCGTGGTCGACCCGGAATGCCGGGTCATCGGGGTCGAGGGACTCCGGCTCGCGGACAGCTCGATCTTCCCCCGCATTCCGAACGGGAACCTGAACGGCCCCTCGATCATGGTCGGCGAGAAGGCCTCTGACCATATCCTCGGGAAGGTGCCGTTGGCCCCATCTAACAAGCAGCCCTGGATCAATCCGCGTTGGGAAACCTCGGACCGTTAACAAGACGTTCCCAAGCCGATACCGACAGAAGGACAGACCATATGCGCGCGCAACCGACCGCCTCCCACTTCATCGCCGGTAGCCCGATGGAAAGCCCCAAGGGCAAGAGCTTCCCCAGCATCCATCCGGCTACCGGGGAGATCATCGCGGAAATTCATGCCGCCGACGCCGCAACCATCGACAAGGCGGTTTCCGGCGCACGGGAAGGTCAGAAGGTCTGGGCCGCCCTCAGCGGCGCGGAAAGAGGCAGGGTGTTGCGCAGGGCCGCCGATCTGATCCGCGAACGTAATCGGGAGCTTTCGCTGCTGGAGACGCTGGATACGGGCAAACCGCTGCAGGAAACGCTGGTGGCGGACGCCGCTTCCGGCGCCGACTGCCTCGAATATTTCGGCGGCATCGCGGCGGACATCCACGGCGAATTTACCGATCTCGGCGGCTCCTTCGCCTATACACGGCGCGAGCCGCTCGGCGTCTGCGTCGGCATAGGCGCCTGGAATTACCCGATCCAGATCGCCTGCTGGAAATCGGCACCGGCGCTCGCCTGCGGCAATGCGATGATCTTCAAGCCGTCGGAAACCACCCCGCTGACAGCCCTGAAACTCGCCGAGATCTATAAGGAAGCAGGCCTGCCGGATGGCGTGTTCAGCGTCGTTCAGGGCTTCGGCGATGTGGGCGCGGCGCTGGTCAATCATCCCGGCGTCAACAAGGTGTCCGTCACCGGCTCCGTGCAGACCGGCGCAAAAGTTATGGCTGCAGCCGCCGAAGGTCTGAAGCCGGTTACGCTGGAGCTTGGCGGCAAATCCCCGATCATTGTTTTCGAGGATGCGGATATCGAGAACGCGATCTCTGGCGCCATGCTCGGCAACTTCTATTCCAGTGGCCAGATCTGCTCCAACGGTACGCGTGTTTTCGTGCAGAAAAGCATCAAACAGAAATTCCTCGACCGGCTGCGCGAACGCACTGCGAAGATCCGTCTCGGCGATCCGATGAATGAAGAGACACATCTTGGCCCCCTCGTCTCAAAGCCGCAATTCGAGAAGGTGCTCGGCTATATCCAGACCGGCCGCGACGAAGGCGCCCGCGTGCTGATCGGCGGTGACGCAGCCACTGTTCCCGCTTTTCCGAAAGGCTGGTTCGTCGCTCCGACCGTCTTTGCAGATGTGAAAGACAGCATGACTATCGCCCGGGAAGAGATCTTCGGTCCGGTTATGTGCGTGCTCGATTTCGACACCGAGGAGGAAGTGCTCGCTCGCGCCAACGCCACTGATTTCGGCCTCGCTGCCGGTGTGTTCACGAAAGACATCCAGCGCGGCCACCGTGTTGTTGCGGCGCTTGAAGCCGGCACCTGCTGGATCAACGCCTACAACCTAACCCCGGTCGAAATGCCTTTCGGCGGCGTCAAGAAATCCGGCATCGGCCGCGAGAACGCCCGCGCCGCGATCGAGCATTACAGCCAGATCAAGAGCGTCTATGTCGAAATGGGGGACGTCGACAGTCCCTATTGACCGACGTTTGGTTGCGCTCTGCCTGCACTGCCGCAATTATGCCCCCAAGAACTTAGGGGGAAGCGCCAATGCGCATAAAAATTATCGGCGGTGGACCAGCCGGGCTGTATTTTTCATATCTTGTGAAGCGTCAGAGACCTGACTTCGAGGTCACGCTTGTCGAGCGTAATCCGGAAGGGGCCACCTTCGGTTTCGGCGTGGTGTTTTCGGACCAGGCTCTGGCCTTCATGGCGGCGGACGACCCCGAGACTCACGATGCGATCCTGCCCGCGATGGAAACCTGGCGGAATCTGACGCTCGATCTTGAAGGCGAACGGATCGATATCGACGGGATGGGCTTCGCCGCTATCGGACGGCTCGAGCTGATCCAGATCCTGACGGAGCGGGCCCGGAGCGTCGGCATAGAACCCCTGTTCGAAAACGAAGCCGACGATCTGTCCCGGCTGGACGATGCGGATCTGATCGTCGGGGCGGACGGGCTGAATTCTTTCATCCGCGGCGATGGATCAGAATACGGCACGGAGATGCCGCAGCTGGAAAACCGCTTCATATGGTACGGCACGGACCGGCCGTTCGATACCCTCACCCAGTCGTTCCGGCGCTCCGAAGATGGGCCGTTCAACGCCCATCATTATCGCTACACCCCGACACTCAGCACCTTCATCGTCGAGACCGACGAGGACACTTGGCAGGCAGCCGGGTTTGAAGGCATGGGAGAAGCCGAAACCAAGGCCTATTGCGAAAACGTCTTCGCAGATGTGCTGCAGGGCCACAGCCTGATCACGAACAATTCCTACTGGCGCCGTTTCCCCAAACTGTCCTGCAAGAGCTGGCACAGCGGCAAGCACGTCCTCATCGGAGACGCAGTCCACACTGCGCATTTCAGCATTGGTTCAGGCACCCGGCTTGCGATGGAAGATGCCCTTGCCCTTGCCAAGGCTGTGCTCGCAACGCCCGATGACATCCCAGCCGCTCTCGCCGCCTACGAAGCCGCCCGCAAGCCTATCACCGAGAAGATCGTTCGCGCGGCGAATACCAGCGCGGCCTGGTACGAGGATTTCGCCAATCATATGGAGCTGGCTCCGGCCGATTTCGCTTATTCCTACATCCAGCGCAGCGGCCGCATGAACGACGAAAGGCTGCAACGCCTGGCACCCGAGTTTTTTGCCACCTACAGTCCGCACTGGAACGTTGATGCGGCGGGAGGCCAGGCATGACACCCGAACAAATTCTGGACCGTGTACCAAGAGACGCTCCGGAAACCGGCGAAATCGGTTTCTCAGTCCCGGATACCTACAACGCCTCCAGCCTGCTGTTCGACAATCTGGAGCGCGGCCGCTCGGACAAGATCGCTGTCTATTCCGACCGGGGAAATCGGACGTATGGGGAGTTGGCGGAGGATGCCTGCCGGTTCGGCAACGGCTTGCTTGCGCTCGGGCTGGGGCGCGGCGACCGGGTGTTGCTGCTCATGGATGACACCCCCGCATATCCGGCCGCGATTTTCGGCGCTATTCGGGCAGGCATGGTTCCAATCCTAGCCAACACCCTGTCGAGCCCCGATCTGATCTCCTTCTATATTGAGGATGCCGGTGCACGCGTCATGATCTTCGACGAGAGCCATGCCAGTACGGTGACGGCACTCGACGCGGCCGCCCTCGCCCCCGTCACAGCGATCTCGATCAACGGTGCTGGCCCTTCTGCCGTGCCGGAAGCCCGCGATGGCGCACGCTGGCTGGCGGAACAAAAAGCTGAACTCAAAGCGGCAGATACGGGACGGGATGACCCCGCATTCATGATGTATTCCTCGGGCTCCACCGGGCGCCCGAAGGGTATTCTCCACTTGCAGCACGACGCGCTCTACACGGTCGAGAGCTACGCGCGCCACATTCTGCATATCGGACCGGACGATATCTGTTTCTCGATCCCAAAGATCTTCTTCGCCTATGGCTTCGGTAACGCAATCGCTTTCCCGTTCCATGCCGGGGCCAGCGTTATTCTGTTCTCCGGACGCCCTAAACCGGATGCCGTTTTCGATATGGCCTCCCGGTTCAAGCCGACCCTGCTGTTCGGCCTGCCGACCCTCTATACCGCAATGATCAAGGACCCGTCTGCGGCAAGCGCGGACCTGTCCTCCGTGCGGATGTGCATCTCGGCGGCGGAAATCCTGTCGCAGGAGATTTTCGACGCCTGGAAGGACCGCTTCGGGTTCGAGATCGTGGAAGGCCTGGGCTCGACCGAAGTGCTGCATATCTATCTCTCGAATACAGAGACCGAGAAAAGGATCGGCTCCGCCGGAAAGCGCGTGCCCGGCTACGATGTCATGCTGACAACACCCGATGGCGCTCCCGCCGCTCCGGGAGAGGACGGCGTGCTGTCAGTGCGCGGCGATTCCAACGCACCCTGCTACTGGAACCGGCCCGACAAGACCGCCGACACCATGCGTGACGGCTGGATCTACACTGGCGACCGGTTCCGCTGCGACGAGGACGGGTTCTATTTCTTCCTTGGCCGGATCGACGATCTGGTGAAAGTGAGCGGCCAGTGGGTCTACCCGCTGGAAGTGGAACTCTGCCTGAACGAGCATCCGGAGATTGTCGAGTGCGCCGTCGCCGCGATCCAGCTAGCGGACCGCCGAACCGTTCTGCGCGCCTTCGTTTCGGCGACGAAGGGGACAGAGCCGGGCGGCCCTCTGACCGCCAGCCTGAAAACCTACATCCGGGAGACCCTGCTTCCGCATAAAGCGCCGCGCGACTTCGTTTATCTGGACAATCTGCCCAAGACCGGCACCGGAAAGATCGACCGGCAGGCTCTGCTCAGGCTCGAGACGAACGCCTGATCTGTATCCAGGTTGCGGCCCCTGCTGCAAGTGCGACAGCGCCGATCAGGAGCGTTGCGAGCGCATTGATCTCGGGCGTCACGCCCAGCCGGACCTTGGAGAAGATCACCATTGGCAAGGTGGACGATCCGGGGCCCGAGACAAAGCTGGCGATCACCAGGTCGTCCAGCGAGAGTGTGAAGGCAAGCAGCCAGCCCGAGGCCAGCGCCGGGGCCAGCATCGGCAGTGTGATCAGCAGGAAAGCCGTGATCGGGCGGGCACCCAGATCAAGCGCCGCTTCCTCGATCGAACGATCGAGCCCGCTTGCCCGCGACTGGACGACGATCGCGACGTAAGCCGTCGAAAAGGTAATATGGGCAATCAGGATCGTGTCGATCCCTCGCCCATGCGGCCAGCCGATTAACTGCTCCATGGACACAAAGGTGAGCAGCAGGCTGATGCCGATGATCACATCCGGCATGACCAATGGCGCCGCGATCAAGCCCGTGAAGAGAGCACGCCCGCCGAAGCGGCCGAACCTTGCGAGCACCAGCCCAGCCATCGTACCGAGCAGGGTCGCGCCGGTCGCGTTGATCATGGCGATCTTCAGTGAAAGCCAGGCGGCGTTCAGGATCTGCTCGTTACTGAACAGTTCCAGATACCATTTCGTCGACCAGCCGCCCCACACGCTGACCAGCTTCGAGCCATTGAAGCTGAACACCACAAGCACGACCAACGGCAGGTAAAGGAAGGCAAACCCGGCCGACACCAACCCCAGCAGCGCAATCTTGCCACCGCGCCGGCTCATGCCCGTTCCTCCCGCCGGGATTCGGCGATCTGGAACACCATGATCGGCAACACAAGCAACAACAGCAGCACCACGGCCAGAGACGACGCCAGCGTCCAGTCCCGCTCGCTGAAGAACGTGTCCCAAAGCATTCGGCCGATCATCAGTGTGTCGGAAGCACCGAGCATGTTCGGGATGACGAACTCACCCGTCGCCGGGATAAAGACCAGCATCGCACCGGCGATCATGCCGGGAACCGAAAGCGGCAGCGTGACCAGCAGGAACGCCTTCCAGGGCCGGCAGCCTAGGTCTTCCGCGGCTTCCACCAGCGACCAGTCAAGCCGCTCCAACGTGGCGTAGAGCGGCAGGATCATGAATGGCAGGTAGGTGTAGGAAATGCCGACATAGAGCGCGAAATCGGTCTGCAGCATACGGATCGGCGCATCGATCAAACCAAGATTGAGCAACAGCCCGTTCACCAGACCGGTATCGGCCATGATCGTCTTCAGGGCATAGACCCGAAGCAGGAACGAACTCCAGAACGGCAACATGACCGCCATCAGCAGCAGATTGCGCACCAGCGGCCGCGCTCGGGCAATGACATAGGCCATCGGGTAGCCGATCAATAATGTCACCAGGGTCGAGATGCCAGCGACCCAGAGGGAGTTCAGATAGGCCCCACGAAACAACGCATCATCGAACAGAAGCTGATAGTTGAAGAACGATCCCTGGTAGCTGCCGTCCGCACCGAACAATGGCGAATAGGGCGGCTGCGCGATCACCGGCTCCGACAGAGAGATCCGGAACACGATGGCGAACGGGACCAGGAAGAACACGAACAGCCACAGATAGGGAATGCCAGCGACCGCCCCTTTTCCGGAGAACCAGAAGGATTTTCCGGTCGCAACGGTGGAGGCCGGGCCGGATGCCGGTGCCTCCGCCATCTAGTCGGCTCCGAGCAGAAGCGCGTTTTCAGGTTCGAACCAGAGATCGACCTGATCGTCCCAGTCAACGTCGCGTTTGGCCGCATTCTCGCTGTTGGCCCGCGTCACCTCGACCAACGCTCCATGTTCCGTCCGCACCCGGTAAGAAGTGACGTCCCCTAGATACGCGAGGCCCTCGACCGTTCCGCCGAGCCGGTTGATCTGGCCTTCCGGCGCAGTCCCCTCACGTCCGATCCGGACCTTCTCCGGCCGCAACGCGAGCGCACCACGGGAACCGATCGCGACCTGACCTGCGGCAGCGAACAGCGGCGTGTCTAGGCCATCCACCTTCAGTTCAGCGATCCCGTCGCGGATTGCGGCGACTGTGCCATCGAAAAGGGTAATGTTGCCAAGGAAAGCGCCAACAAAGCGCGATCCCGGCCGTTCGTACAGCTCCGTCGGGGTGCCGACCTGCCGGACTTTCCCCTTGTCCATAACGGCGGAGCGGGTCGACAGCACCATGGCCTCTTCCTGATCATGCGTGACCACAATCATGGTGATGCCGGTATCGTCCGCGAGTTTGATCAACTGATACTGCGCATTCTCGCGCAGCCGCTTGTCGAGCGCGCCGAGTGGCTCATCGAGCAACAGAAGCTTCGGGCGCTTCACGATGGCGCGCGCCAAGGCGACCCGCTGGCGCTGCCCACCTGATAGCTGCTGCGGCCGGCGATTGGCGAAATCGGTCAGTTCCAGCTGCGCCAAAGCTTGCGAGACCCGGTCCTCAAGTTCCTGGCCGCGAATACCGTCGCGTTTGAGCCCGAAGGCGACATTGGCCGACACGCTCATATGCGGGAACAGCGCATAGCTTTGGAACATCATGTTGACCGGCCGCTCATAGGGCGGCAGAGCGGTCACGTCCTCACCATCGATTTCGATGCTACCTGCATTAGGCATTTCGAGCCCGGCGAGCATGCGCAGCAATGTGGTCTTGCCGCAGCCGGAGCCGCCGAGCAGACAGAAAATCTCACCGCGATAGACGTCGAGATCAACTCCGGCGACCGCTTCTACGCTGCCAAATTTCTTAACGATCCCGCGCAGGCGCACCACCGGCTCATGCCGGTCAGGAGCCTCCCACGGCCGCTCGGAATATGCATCAGTTGTTGCCTGATCGGACATGGCCCGCCCCGAAGCCGATTGTCTCTGAGCCCCAGAGTTTGGCCCAAAGTGAGCCTTACGGCTCAGCATCCTGCTGTCAATCGCGGCGCAAGGGCAATCCACCAAATTGTGCCTGCACCAGACAGGCGCCCCGTACCCCGCAAGACTTTGTTTTATGCGCCTACTGGGTCTTGGCCGACTTTCACGACCATTTTCCCAAAGTTCTTTCCCTTGAGAAGGCCGATGAAGGCTTCCGGCGCCGTCTCGATCCCCTCGACGATGTCCTCACGATACTTGACCCTGCCATCGGCGATCCAGCCGGCCATGTCACGTGCGAAGTCCGAATAGTCAGAGGCGAAATCGTAGACGATGAAGCCCTGGATACGGAGCCGCTTGGTCAACACCGCGCGCATCAGGGCCGGCACCTTTGTGTCCATCTCGGGAAAGCTGGTCGCATTGTAGAAGGCGATGGTGCCGCAGACCGGCATCCGGGCGAACTGGTTGAACAACGGGAAGACCGCGTCGAACACCTTGCCGCTGACATTTTCGAAATAAACGTCGATCCCGTCCGGGCAGGCCTTTGCAAGTTGTTCAGCAAAATCCGGTGCCCGGTGATCCACCGCCGCATCGAAACCGAGCTCGTCCACCAGATAGGCACATTTATCCGCGCCACCGGCGATGCCGACCGCCCGGGCGCCCCTGATTTTCGCGATCTGCCCGACAGCGGAGCCAACAGGACCTGACGCGGCGGCAACCACCACCGTCTCGCCCGCTTTCGGCATGCCGATATTTTTCAGTCCTGCATAGGCCGTCAGTCCCGGCATGCCGAGCACACCGAGCGCCGTCGAAATCGGCGCCGATCCGGCAGCGACCTTGCGCACCCCAGTGCCATCGGAGAGCCCGTAACTCTGCCAGCCAGCCCGGGCGAGTACGATGTCTCCGGGCGCGAAATCCGGATTGTTCGATTCCATCACCTCGGCAACGGTCTCGCCTTCCATCACGCCGTCGATCGGCACCGGCGCCGCATAGGATTTCGCATCGCTCATCCGGCCGCGCATATAGGGGTCCAGTGACAGATAGATCACCCGCAACAGCATCTCGCCAGCGCCGGGAGTCGGGATTTCGGCCTCGTCGAGACGGAAATTCTCCGGAACCGGAGCGCCTTCCGGGCGCGATGCCAGCAACCAGCGGCGATTTGTGGCAGTGCTCATGTCGGGACCTCCTGATCTTTAAGACGATCTTGGATACCGTCGCCACGCGCACCGGGTCCAGCGCCGATCCGTGTCCGCTTCATTCGCGATAAGGATCGGCTGCAAGAAATCAGCTGGCTTCGGCAAGCTCCACCACCGGCCCGCCCGCGGCTTCCGCGTCTTCGGGGTCGTGCGTCACCAGGATCGACGGCAGGGCCGCGTCCCGCAGCCGCTCGAAGGTGAAGCGCCGTATATCATCCCGCAGATGCCGGTCGAGCTTCGAGAAAGGCTCATCGAGAAGCGCCGCTTTCGGCTCCGACAGGAGCAAGCGGAGAAGCGCTACGCGGGACGCCTGCCCTCCCGAGAGCGTTGCCGGATCGCGATCCGCGAAGCCTTCCAGGCCGAACCGGTCGAGCGCCTCCCCGGCAGATGCAAGGCGGTCGCGGACTCCTGGCGGCATCCCGAACAACAGGTTTCCGCCCACACTCAGATGCGGGAACAGCATCGGGTCCTGAAACAGCAAACCGACGTGCCGGGCCTCCGGCAGCGCATCGGTGATATCGGCGCCATTCAGTACAATCCGGCCCTCTGCCGCAAACGGCGCTGTCAGAAAGCCGGCGACGAAGGACAACAATGTCGATTTTCCGGAACCGGACGGCCCCATGACAGTCAGCACGGTCCCTGGCTCGATCACACAATCAAGCGAAAGCAATGCCTTGCCGTCGAGGGTAATCCGAACATCTTTCAAACACAGTCCCGAAGTCACCGTGTTCCTCCTAACATTCCGCGTCGATTGCGCCAGATCAGGCGCGGTGCGGCAAGTGCCAACGCGAACCCCGCCACCGGCAGGATTGCCTGCGTCAACGCCCATGCCCCGATCAGGCGGCGGTCCCCGCCCGCGGCAAGCGCAATTGCCTCCGTTGTCACCGTCTCCACCCGGCCGGCGCCAAGCAGACGGGTCACCAGATACTGGCCGATGCTGATTGCAGCCCCGACGGCAAAGGCCGTGAGCAAAGGGGTCAGCAGCATCGGCAAACGCACGCGCCAGAACGCGCCCGCCGCGCTCTGTCCGAGTGTCCGGGCGATCTTCATCCAGGCCGGGTCCTGCCGACGGTAGGCTTCCGAAAGCGAGAGATAGACATAAGGCAGAACGAAAATGACATGGCCCGCCGCGACCAGCCCGCCGCCGGGAGGCGCTCCCGCCAGTTCCGCCAGCAGCACCAGACCGAAGATGAAACCGATCTGCGGCACCAGAAGCGGCACATAGATCAGGAACTCCAGAACCCGCCCCGACCGCGCGTCACGCTGGCGTTCGTTTTCAAGAACGCAAACCACGAGCACGAGGGACAGCAGCGTCGTCAGCAGCGCGATCCAGAGGGTCGCCACAACCGGGCCGCCCGCCGTTTCCGCGACGCTCTGCCAATGCCCCAATGTCCAGCGCCCCGGCAGCGCATCGGGAAAGCGCCAGACCCGGGCGAAGGCATTCAGGGCAAGTGCAGCTATGCCGAGGACCGAGGCAAGGATGAGCGCCGGAAACAATCCCCGCCCCAGCGTTGCAAGACCTGCATCGCCGGTGCGCCTTTTGCCAGAGACAAGCCAGCCGCGTGCCAGCCATCCGATGCATCGTTCGGCCAGGATCCAGAGAGCGATTGCCCCGGCCGTCACGGCGAATTGTAGGATCGCGCCGGCCGACGCAATCATCCTGAAATCGAGATCCGGATCGTTCGACCAGCGCAGGATCTGCACCGCAAGCGGCGGTGGCGATACCGGCCCGAGGATCAGCGCCACATCGATATTGGCCGAGGAATAGGCGATCACCGCATAAACCGGCAGCCGCAGCAGCGGATAGAGCGCGGGAACAATCGTCTTGAACCAGGCCGAGACCCGTCCGTATCCGAACGACCGGGCCAGTCGCATCCGGTCCCCCGCGTGGATCTGGGCAAGCGGCGCCAGCGCCATCAGCAGCAGGAACGGCACTTCCTTCATCACCAGTCCCGCCATCAGGGAAAGCCCCAGCTCATCCTGCACGATCAACAGGTCCGGCGGGCGCTGCCAACCTGTCGCCCAGGGAGAGAGAAGCCGGGCGAGGAACCCGGACGGCGCAATCAGGAAAGCCAGCGCGAACGCCGCTGCTGCATGAGGAACGGCCAGCATCGGTGCGATAGCCTGCCGCAACCAGATAAAGGCCTGGGTCTCGAAAAAGACGGCCAGAAACAACAGCGCCAGGAGAAGAGAAATCCCCGCCGTCACAATACCAGAGACGAACGACAGCAGGACCGAGCTCCCTATACCCGGCCAGTCGAGCAGAGCCCGCCAGGCATCCAGTCCGAATTCATCCTGCCCGAGCACAGGCAAGAACCCGAAAGACGGGATCAACGCTCCGAGCGATCCGGCAAGAACCGGACCGGTCAGGATAGCGGCAACCAGATATGGGGCTACTCTCAGCATGCAGTCGGCACCAACGATGAAAGCGTCACCGCACTCCGTACCGCCGCACCCACTCCGCCTCAAGCGCTTCGGTCCAACTCGGATGCGGTTCGGCCAGCATAGCCCCCAGCTTGTCCGCCGGAAGCGCGGCCGGGCCGAGATCAAGGCCGCGGAATGCATCCGCCTCCTCTTTCTTCAACTGACCGAGAGACAGAACCGTGGCGGACCCCCAATGTGCCGGGTCCTGTTTCCGCATCTGCGCCTCTGGCGAGAGCAGGAAATTCGCAAGCACCATGGCGGCGTCGCTGTGGGCGGCGTTGAACGGAATGGCGACGAAACTGACATTACCGATGGTGCCACCATCAAAGACGTAGTTGCGCACTGTCCCCGGCAACTCGCCGCTATCGATTCCCGCCGACGCCTCTGACTGGCTGAAGGCGAACGCGATATCGATTTCCCCGTCGCTCATCAGGCGGCGCATCCCGCCAGCGTTCTTCGGGAAACTGCGCGCCTGCCGCCAGAGGGCGGGATGAAGCTGATCCAGATAATCCCAGAGCGGCTGAGACACCGCGGCAAAATCACCCTCCGAAACCGGCTTGTAGAAAGCGGATTTATCGGCTGCGCGTTCGATCAGGATTTGCTTGAGAAAGGTCGTCCCGAGAAAGCTCGGAGGCAGCGGGTAGGTGAAACGGCCTCTATTCTCCTGCGCCCAGGCGAGCAAAGCGTCTGAAGTAGCGGGCGGTTCCGGCAAAACAGCCGTATCACGATAGAAGACCAGCCGGGCCCGCGCCCACGGCATCTCCAGCCCCTCGACGGGCACCCCGAAATCAAGGCCAAGATCCGGATTGTTCGCCGGGTCGGTCAATGCGTTATTGGGAAGCCTTTCGAGCCACGGCCCGAACAGCAAACCGTTCCGCTTCATCGCGGCAAAGTTCTCGCCATTGATCCAGATGAGATCGATCGCGCCACCTTCAGTGCGTCCGGCGGACTTTTCAGCCAAAACGCGGGCGACCGCCTCCGCCGTGTCCGTCAGCTTCACATGCACGAGCGAGATGCCAAAGCGCTCCTCAACCTGTTCACCGGCCCAATCGATATAAGCGTTGATTCGGGAATCACCGCCCCAGGCATTCCAGTAAACCGTCTGACCCCGGGCGGCATCGAGCACCGGCTTCCATTCCCTGGACGCATCTTCTGCAGAGGCCGGAGACAATCCACCCAAAAGCCCCAAAACCAGTGTAAGCGCCGCAAAGCCGCGTCGATAAAGCACGTGAGAAACTCCTTAGCTGACTGCAGATGTTAAGCGACGCAACGCTAATACAGCTCAATTGCAGATCGAAATGACATCGTCGCGAGCACAGAGTAGCTTCTCCCGCGTACGTTTTCGCGCCGTTTTCGCGACAACAGTTTCGACACGCGGAACTGCGTTCCGCAAATTGACCTTGGCGCACCGGGCGTGGCATATTTGAAATGAACCTGCCCACGAACGAGAGGCAGGGCCAGAGCCTCAAGGCTCTGGCGGTGAGATAGGAAACGGCCAGGCAAGATGCCCAACAACACTGATAATAATGATGACGATAAGGATCGCCAGTTCGTCACCGCCCTCGCACGCGGTCTCGAGATCCTGCGTGCCTTCAAGCCTGGTGACGGGGGTCTCGGGAACCAGGAGCTCGCGGAGCGCACCAAGCTGCCGAAGCCTACGATCTCGCGCCTGACACATACACTGACAAAGCTCGACTATCTGACCCTAGATGACAGCACCGGACTCTATCAGCTCGGCCCGAGCGTGCTGTCTCTCGGCTACTCCTTCCTTTCCAATCTCGATATCCGCGCCCGGGCCCGCCCGCTGATGCAGCAGATGGCGAATGATGTGGACGCGGCGATCTCGCTCGGCACGCGCGACCGGCTCGAGATGCTGTATCTCGAAACCTGCCGCGGCGATGGCGCATTGACGCTACGCCTTGATGTCGGCTCCCGCCTTCCAATCGCGGAAACCGCCATGGGCAGGGCTTTTCTCGCGGCTTTGCCCGCAGACGAGCGCGAATATCTGATGGACCACATCAAGCGCAAGGACCCGGAACGCTACGCCAAGGTAAAAGACGGTGTAGATCAGGCGGTAGAAGACATCGCCAAATACGGCTTCACGTTCTCGCTTGCCGACTGGCACAAGGATGTGCATGCCGTAGGCGTCCCCGTCATCATGCCGGACCGTTCTGCCGTGTTCGCCCTCAATTGCGGCGGCCCGAGCTTCCTGCTGTCCCGCGAGAAGCTTGAGACCGACCTCGGACCGCGTCTTGTCCGGCTCGCGGAAACCCTGACCATGGGAAGTCAGAGTATTCGTGTTGTCGCCTCGAACACCTGAACCAGTTCACCTGCCTCCAGCTTACCTGTCGACCGGACGGACCTGAAATGACCGAGAGTTTCGAACGCAGCTTTTCCAAGGGCTCGTACCTTCACGCGATCACCGACCGCAGAGCGGAAGACGCTGCAGATCGCATTCTC belongs to Nisaea sp. and includes:
- a CDS encoding IclR family transcriptional regulator; translation: MPNNTDNNDDDKDRQFVTALARGLEILRAFKPGDGGLGNQELAERTKLPKPTISRLTHTLTKLDYLTLDDSTGLYQLGPSVLSLGYSFLSNLDIRARARPLMQQMANDVDAAISLGTRDRLEMLYLETCRGDGALTLRLDVGSRLPIAETAMGRAFLAALPADEREYLMDHIKRKDPERYAKVKDGVDQAVEDIAKYGFTFSLADWHKDVHAVGVPVIMPDRSAVFALNCGGPSFLLSREKLETDLGPRLVRLAETLTMGSQSIRVVASNT